Below is a genomic region from Actinoallomurus bryophytorum.
ACCCGGCTCGCGGTCGCGCTGCTGGGCGACGAGAGCGGCTACACGGGGATGGCACGCAGCCTGCACTTCCGCTGGTTCACCGACCCGGTCTCGCGGTTCGTCTATCCCGAGGAGGACCACCCGATGCACGGCCGCCTCATCGCGGCCGGCCTGTACGCCGCGTACGCCCGCGACGGCAACGGTTCGCGCGCGGCCGCGATGGTCGAGGTCCTGCTGGCTGCCAGCCCGGAGTTCGCCGCGATCTGGCGTGAACATCCCGTCATGGGCCCGTACTGCGAGCCGACCCGTATCCAGCATCCACAGTTCGGCGTGCTCGAGCTCAACCGCCAGACCCTGGTCGACCCCGACCGGTCACAGGCACTGCTGGTGTTCACCGCCGTGCCGGGCAGCGAGAGCCATGAAAAGCTTCAGCTGCTCTCGGCGGCCGGCGATCGGCGGGGCCGACCTCCCGGCGGCCGTGATCCTTCGCCGGGATCCGCCGATCCGGCCGGTCGAGGCCCACGGCGGTGACCGCGGGGCGTCCGCCGGTGCGGCCGCGGGGCGCGTGCGGCGGACGGACCCTCGTTGACGATCGATCGGTGCGGAAAGTGCGTGGGGCAGGTTCGGATCAGGCCCGCGACCGGGCCGCGGCCTTACGGGCACGGCGCTTGAACGCCTTTGCCTTGGCGTGCTCGCCGGCCTTCCGGCCGATCGACTGACGCTTGCCCGCCGCGTACGCGAGGGCGGCGGTCATGGCCCAGATGGCGAGGGGCATTATCGGGCGGCGCGAGCGCAAGAATCCCATCGTGATGCTCCTAGGTACGGGACCGCTCCTCCGAGCGGGCGATCCTTGGTGTGATGAACCCGGTATGCCCGGACATCAGTCATGATCAGTTCTCGCTCGCGTCAATTTCTCGACCATCAGGCCCGCCGGACGTTGACGTGAGTGCCCGTGACCGCTGCAGGTACGGGCCGCTCAGGCCCGCGCGAGGGACGGCTCGGGAGTACGGCCGGCCCGCAGTCCGGCGGCGCGGGCGAACCCGGCGAATCGGATCGCATCGCGTACGGCGGCGCCGCCGGGGTCGTTGTTGAAGTAGGCGTACACGTCGTCGAGATCGCCGACGCGCCGTACCCAGCTGCGCAGCGCCTGGTCGCCGTACTCGGGCCAGGGGCTCGCGGCACCCTCGTGGAACCGCACGTACCCCCACCCGGTGGTCCGCCACAGCGGTGTCACCGGCCGGCCGAGCCGGTCGGCCCAGCACAGCGCCGCGCCGCGCTCGGTCAGCAGGCCGCGTACCTCGTCGGTCCACCAGGAGACATGACGGGGCTCGACGGCGACCCGTACGCCCGGAGGGAAGGCGCGCAGGCAGCGGTCGAGCCGCTCCGGCTCGGCCCGCAGCGTGGGCGGGAGCTGAACCAGGATCGGCCCGAGCCGGTCGCCGAGGCCGCGCACCGAGTTCATCAGCCGTTCGACCGGCTCCTCCGGCTCCACGAGGCGTTTGATGTGGGTCAGGTAGCGGCTCGCCTTGACGGCCATCACGAAGTCCGGAGGCGTCAGGTCGCGCCAGCGTTCGAACAGCTCGGGGGCCGGCAGCCGGTAGAAGGCGTTGTTGTTCTCCACGGTC
It encodes:
- a CDS encoding helix-turn-helix transcriptional regulator; translated protein: MDRVRLAGFLRTRREALQPEDVGLPRGQRRRTGGLRREEVAALCGMSADYYSRIEQQRGPNPSEQMLAAIARGLRLSPDERDQLFRLAGHAVPRRVLRDDHINPGVMRILDRLEDTPAQVMSHLGETLRQTRLAVALLGDESGYTGMARSLHFRWFTDPVSRFVYPEEDHPMHGRLIAAGLYAAYARDGNGSRAAAMVEVLLAASPEFAAIWREHPVMGPYCEPTRIQHPQFGVLELNRQTLVDPDRSQALLVFTAVPGSESHEKLQLLSAAGDRRGRPPGGRDPSPGSADPAGRGPRR
- a CDS encoding DUF72 domain-containing protein, with amino-acid sequence MPILVGTSGWQYKDWRGLLYPPGLAQNRWLATYASGFGTVENNNAFYRLPAPELFERWRDLTPPDFVMAVKASRYLTHIKRLVEPEEPVERLMNSVRGLGDRLGPILVQLPPTLRAEPERLDRCLRAFPPGVRVAVEPRHVSWWTDEVRGLLTERGAALCWADRLGRPVTPLWRTTGWGYVRFHEGAASPWPEYGDQALRSWVRRVGDLDDVYAYFNNDPGGAAVRDAIRFAGFARAAGLRAGRTPEPSLARA